The Rhododendron vialii isolate Sample 1 chromosome 5a, ASM3025357v1 genome contains a region encoding:
- the LOC131325208 gene encoding eukaryotic translation initiation factor 3 subunit A has translation MATFAKPENALKRAEELINVGQKQDALQALHDLITSKRHRAWQKTLERIMFKYIELCVDMRRGRYAKDGLIQYRIVCQQVNVTSLEEVIKHFMHLSTERAEMARSQAQALEEALDVDDLEADKRPEDLMLSYVSGEKGKDRSDRELVTPWFKFLWETYRTVLEILRNNSKLEALYAMTAHRAFQFCKQYKRTTEFRRLCEIIRNHLANLNKYRDQRDRPDLSAPESLQLYLDTRFEQLKIATELELWQEAFRSVEDIHGLMCMVKKTPKPSLMVVYYAKLTEIFWVSGSHLYHAYAWFKLFSLQKSFNKNLNQKDLQLIASSVVLAALSVSPYDSTRGASHLELEHEKERNLRMANLIGFIIDPKLESREVLSRSSLLAELATKGVMSCVNQEVKDLYNLLEHEFLPLDLASKVQPLLTKTSKLGGKLSSASSVPEVHLSQYIPALEKLATLRLLQQVSHVYQTMKIESLSNMIPFFDFSTVEKISVNAVKNGFIAMKVDHMKGVVLFGNSGLESDGMRDHLMIFAESLNKARGMIFPPSKKESKLGELLPGLAEVVEKEHKRLLARKSIIEKRKEEQERQLLEMEREEEAKRLKLQKITEEAEQRRLASEFEQRKNQRILREIEERELEEAQALLQEADKRGKKKGKKPLIEGEKVTKQSLMELALSEQLRERQEMEKKLQKLAKTMDYLERAKREEASPLIEAAFQHRLVEERMLHEHEQQQEIELSRQGHDGDLQEKNRLSRMLNHKIQFQEMVMNRRRAEYDRLRADREERLNQILHQRRQEREYQRKIIFYVRMEEERLRTLHEEEEARKREEAERRRKEEAERKVKLDEIAEKQRQRERELEEKERIRRESLLGRSTDGLSRSSDLPGGSRPSEPAAVAPAAAAAAAAPAPTPGKYVPRFRRGAETAVQAPPPVQAPPPHDSWRSGGSGSSSGARPTWSSTRGLRTSER, from the exons ATGGCGACTTTTGCGAAACCGGAGAATGCTTTGAAGCGTGCCGAAG AGTTGATTAATGTTGGGCAAAAGCAAGATGCCCTGCAGGCGCTTCACGATCTTATTACCTCAAAGAGGCATAGAGCGTGGCAGAAGACACTTGAAAGAATCATGTTCAAGTATATTGAGCTCTGTGTTGACATGAGACGTGGTAGGTACGCTAAGGATGGTCTGATTCAGTATCGAATTGTGTGTCAGCAAGTGAATGTAACTTCATTGGAGGAGGTAATCAAGCATTTCATGCACCTATCGACTGAGAGAGCTGAGATGGCCCGTAGTCAGGCTCAGGCTTTAGAGGAAGCTCTTGATGTTGATGACCTTGAAGCCGATAAAAGGCCAGAGGATCTCATGCTTAGTTATGTCAGTGGTGAGAAGGGGAAGGACAGATCTGATCGTGAACTTGTGACCCCGTGGTTTAAGTTCTTGTGGGAGACCTATAGAACTGTTCTTGAAATTTTAAGGAACAACTCAAAGTTGGAGGCACTTTATGCG ATGACAGCACATCGCGCCTTCCAATTCTGCAAGCAATACAAACGGACGACAGAGTTTCGCAGGCTATGTGAAATAATCAGAAATCATTTGGCTAACCTTAACAAATACAGAGATCAGAGGGATCGACCTGATCTATCAGCTCCAGAGAGCTTGCAATTATATCTTGATACAAGATTTGAGCAGTTAAAGATTGCAACTGAACTTGAACTCTGGCAG GAAGCTTTTCGTTCTGTTGAGGATATACATGGGTTGATGTGCATGGTTAAGAAAACCCCGAAGCCCTCCTTGATGGTTGTTTATTACGCGAAGTTAACAGagattttctgggtttcaggCAGCCATCTTTATCATGCCTATGCCTGGTTTAAGCTTTTCTCACTTCAGAAAAGCTTCAACAAGAACTTGAATCAGAAGGATTTGCAGTTAATTGCGTCATCTGTTGTCTTGGCTGCGCTTTCTGTTTCCCCCTATGACAGCACACGCGGGGCATCTCATTTGGAGCTTGAACACGAGAAAGAGCGGAACTTGAGGATGGCTAATCTTATAGGGTTCATTATCGACCCTAAACTTGAGAGTAGAGAAGTG CTTTCGCGGTCATCACTTCTTGCTGAATTG GCCACTAAAGGTGTAATGTCTTGTGTAAATCAAGAAGTGAAAGACCTTTACAATCTGTTGGAGCACGAGTTTCTCCCTCTAGATCTTGCGTCAAAAGTACAACCGTTGTTGACCAAAACCTCAAAACTTGGGGGTAAGCTTTCTTCAGCATCTTCTGTACCAGAAGTGCATCTATCTCAATATATCCCGGCGCTGGAAAAACTTGCAACCCTGAGATTGCTTCAGCAG GTGTCTCATGTGTATCAGACAATGAAAATAGAGAGTTTATCCAATATGATCccctttttcgatttttcaacTGTGGAGAAAATATCTGTGAATGCTGTCAAAAATGGTTTCATTGCAATGAAAGTTGACCATATGAAAGGTGTTGTGTTATTTGGTAACTCG GGCCTTGAGTCTGATGGGATGCGCGATCACCTGATGATATTTGCTGAATCTTTAAATAAAGCAAGGGGAATGATATTTCCGCCTTCAAAGAAAGAGTCAAAACTAGGTGAATTGCTGCCTGGTTTAGCAGAGGTTGTCGAAAAGGAACACAAGAGACTTCTTGCTCGGAAGTCAATAATTGAGAAACGCAAGGAGGAGCAAGAACGCCAGCTATTGGAGATG GAACGGGAGGAGGAAGCAAAAAGGCTAAAACTGCAGAAAATAACTGAAGAGGCAGAACAGAGACGGCTAGCATCTGAGTTTGAGCAAAGAAAGAACCAAAGGATCCTTCGGGAAATAGAGGAGCGAGAACTTGAAGAAGCACAGGCTCTACTTCAAGAGGCTGATAAGCGTGgtaaaaagaagggaaagaagCCTCTCATTGAGGGA GAAAAAGTGACAAAGCAAAGTTTGATGGAGTTAGCACTGAGTGAGCAACTTCGTGAGAGGcaggaaatggaaaagaaattgcaaaagctAGCTAAGACTATGGATTACTTGGAAAGGGCGAAAAGAGAAGAAGCGTCACCTTTGATTGAAGCTGCATTTCAGCATCGTCTAGTGGAAGAAAGGATGCTTCATGAACATGAACAACAG CAAGAGATCGAGCTGAGCAGACAAGGCCATGATGGCGATCTGCAAGAGAAAAACAGACTCTCAAGAATGTTGAATCATAAG ATACAATTCCAGGAAATGGTCATGAACCGCCGGCGAGCAGAATACGATAGATTGAGAGCTGATAGAGAGGAGAGGTTGAACCAAATCCTTCATCAGCGGAGGCAGGAAAGGGAATACCAGAGGAAGATTATATTCTATGTGAGGATGGAGGAGGAAAGGCTGAGAACATTGCATGAAGAGGAGGAAGCTCGTAAGCGTGAAG AGGCTGAAAGGCGAAGGAAAGAAGAAGCTGAACGTAAGGTGAAGCTGGATGAGATTGCTGAGAAGcagaggcagagagagagggagctggaagagaaagagaggataAGGCGAGAATCTCTACTTGGAAGGTCAACTGACGGGCTCTCAAGGTCTTCTGACCTCCCTGGTGGATCTCGCCCAAGTGAGCCTGCTGCAGTTGCTCCTGCTGCCGCTGCCGCTGCAGCCGCACCGGCCCCAACTCCTGGGAAATATGTGCCTAGGTTCCGGCGGGGGGCTGAGACTGCAGTACAGGCTCCACCACCGGTACAGGCTCCACCACCACATGACAGTTGGCGCAGTGGAGGCAGTGGGAGCAGCAGTGGTGCCAGGCCTACATGGTCTTCAACTAGGGGGCTGCGCACAAGTGAACGTTGA